In Gossypium raimondii isolate GPD5lz chromosome 12, ASM2569854v1, whole genome shotgun sequence, a single window of DNA contains:
- the LOC105765460 gene encoding probable protein phosphatase 2C 8 isoform X2: MEKEENILSLHSPSTKHPWKMTSDSGDFSRLTVIKTENARQRRLKCTCQTVTISENTSTGVDKDRDLLLNGSKTCKQNDDVQTLTCRSSHGVVSVIGRRREMEDAVKVGLGFMVKGGEKFDFYGVYDGHGGSGVAEECKERLHKVLVEEIVVEEGGNGIDWGRTMKRSFEKMDEEVSRGRLGEEMVGSTAVVAVVGNGKVVVANCGDSRAVLSRGGVAVALSFDHKPEGPVELERIEAAGGRVINWNGHRVLGVLATSRSIGDGYLKPFVICKPEVNIRELTDGDEFLILASDGLWDVVSNKVACQVVRKCLNSRVRRKSIAIVDGNRNRAAGAAAVLVELAMARGSKDNISVIVVELNKT, from the exons ATGGAAAAGGAGGAGAACATACTAAGTCTTCACTCTCCATCAACCAAACATCCCTGGAAAATGACGTCAGATTCCGGTGATTTCAGTAGGCTTACAGTCATCAAAACGGAGAATGCTCGCCAGAGAAGGTTGAAGTGCACGTGTCAAACGGTAACCATATCGGAAAACACGAGCACCGGCGTTGATAAAGACAGGGATCTTCTTCTTAATGGATCGAAAACATGCAAGCAAAACGATGACGTTCAAACTCTAACGTGCAGGTCGTCTCATGGGGTGGTGTCGGTTATTGGTAGGAGAAGAGAGATGGAAGATGCAGTGAAAGTGGGGTTAGGGTTTATGGTGAAAGGGGGGgaaaagtttgatttttatgGAGTGTATGACGGACACGGCGGATCCGGGGTGGCGGAGGAGTGCAAGGAAAGGTTGCATAAGGTGTTGGTGGAGGAGATAGTGGTGGAGGAGGGAGGGAATGGGATTGATTGGGGAAGAACGATGAAGAGAAGTTTTGAGAAGATGGATGAAGAGGTGAGTCGAGGGAGGTTGGGAGAGGAGATGGTAGGATCGACGGCGGTTGTGGCGGTGGTTGGTAACGGGAAGGTAGTTGTGGCGAATTGCGGGGACTCTAGAGCTGTGTTATCGAGGGGTGGTGTTGCTGTAGCCTTGTCTTTTGATCATAAG CCTGAAGGACCTGTTGAGTTGGAGAGAATCGAAGCCGCTGGTGGAAGGGTCATAAACTGGAATGGCCATCGTGTATTAGGAGTACTCGCCACTTCAAGATCCATAG GCGATGGATACCTTAAACCGTTTGTCATATGCAAGCCAGAAGTAAACATAAGAGAGCTAACCGACGGCGACGAGTTCCTCATACTAGCTAGCGATGGCCTGTGGGATGTCGTATCGAACAAAGTCGCTTGCCAAGTAGTGAGAAAATGTCTGAACAGCCGAGTTAGGAGGAAATCCATTGCTATTGTCGATGGAAACCGCAACCGTGCAGCCGGAGCTGCCGCGGTGTTGGTTGAGCTCGCAATGGCTCGAGGTAGCAAAGACAACATCAGTGTGATCGTGGTCGAGTTAAATAAAACCTAG
- the LOC105765460 gene encoding probable protein phosphatase 2C 8 isoform X1: MEKEENILSLHSPSTKHPWKMTSDSGDFSRLTVIKTENARQRRLKCTCQTVTISENTSTGVDKDRDLLLNGSKTCKQNDDVQTLTCRSSHGVVSVIGRRREMEDAVKVGLGFMVKGGEKFDFYGVYDGHGGSGVAEECKERLHKVLVEEIVVEEGGNGIDWGRTMKRSFEKMDEEVSRGRLGEEMVGSTAVVAVVGNGKVVVANCGDSRAVLSRGGVAVALSFDHKPEGPVELERIEAAGGRVINWNGHRVLGVLATSRSIVHAGDGYLKPFVICKPEVNIRELTDGDEFLILASDGLWDVVSNKVACQVVRKCLNSRVRRKSIAIVDGNRNRAAGAAAVLVELAMARGSKDNISVIVVELNKT, from the exons ATGGAAAAGGAGGAGAACATACTAAGTCTTCACTCTCCATCAACCAAACATCCCTGGAAAATGACGTCAGATTCCGGTGATTTCAGTAGGCTTACAGTCATCAAAACGGAGAATGCTCGCCAGAGAAGGTTGAAGTGCACGTGTCAAACGGTAACCATATCGGAAAACACGAGCACCGGCGTTGATAAAGACAGGGATCTTCTTCTTAATGGATCGAAAACATGCAAGCAAAACGATGACGTTCAAACTCTAACGTGCAGGTCGTCTCATGGGGTGGTGTCGGTTATTGGTAGGAGAAGAGAGATGGAAGATGCAGTGAAAGTGGGGTTAGGGTTTATGGTGAAAGGGGGGgaaaagtttgatttttatgGAGTGTATGACGGACACGGCGGATCCGGGGTGGCGGAGGAGTGCAAGGAAAGGTTGCATAAGGTGTTGGTGGAGGAGATAGTGGTGGAGGAGGGAGGGAATGGGATTGATTGGGGAAGAACGATGAAGAGAAGTTTTGAGAAGATGGATGAAGAGGTGAGTCGAGGGAGGTTGGGAGAGGAGATGGTAGGATCGACGGCGGTTGTGGCGGTGGTTGGTAACGGGAAGGTAGTTGTGGCGAATTGCGGGGACTCTAGAGCTGTGTTATCGAGGGGTGGTGTTGCTGTAGCCTTGTCTTTTGATCATAAG CCTGAAGGACCTGTTGAGTTGGAGAGAATCGAAGCCGCTGGTGGAAGGGTCATAAACTGGAATGGCCATCGTGTATTAGGAGTACTCGCCACTTCAAGATCCATAG TGCATGCAGGCGATGGATACCTTAAACCGTTTGTCATATGCAAGCCAGAAGTAAACATAAGAGAGCTAACCGACGGCGACGAGTTCCTCATACTAGCTAGCGATGGCCTGTGGGATGTCGTATCGAACAAAGTCGCTTGCCAAGTAGTGAGAAAATGTCTGAACAGCCGAGTTAGGAGGAAATCCATTGCTATTGTCGATGGAAACCGCAACCGTGCAGCCGGAGCTGCCGCGGTGTTGGTTGAGCTCGCAATGGCTCGAGGTAGCAAAGACAACATCAGTGTGATCGTGGTCGAGTTAAATAAAACCTAG
- the LOC105765459 gene encoding pentatricopeptide repeat-containing protein At3g49170, chloroplastic — MMAMVNLSLPAPAKSPSRPPPKLSSQSSVPLSVNRSVNFEPLRHRLIKHLDAGHLHKAISTLDVMASHNAHQDLVTYSLLLKACIRSRDFQLGKLVHCHLTESKLELDSVLFNSLISLYSKAGDWTKAREIFESMGNKRDLVSWSAMISCFANNKMSFEAILTFLYMLDNGFLPNEYCFTAVIRACSTSEFFPIGEIILGFLVKTGYLDFDTNVGCALIDMFVKGNSDLESAFKVFDKMPDRNVVAWTLMITRCTQLSYPSGAIELFVDMVLGGYMPDRFTLSGIISACTELESESLSLGKQLHSWVIRSGFASDVCIGCSLVDMYAKCTIDGSLDDSRRVFDRMENHNVMSWTAIITGYVQCGGRDMEAIELFCKMIEGPVPPNHFTFSSVLKACGNLSDSRAGEQFYAHAVKHGFASDDYVGNSLISMYAKSGRMDDAQKAFESLFEKNLDSYNTVVDAYAKNLDSEGAFELFHEISDFGVEVNAFTFTSLLSGASSIGAIGKGEQIHARLLKSGFQSNQCICNALISMYARCGHIEAAFQVFNEMGDRNVITWTSMITGFAKHGFAARALEIFHEMLKAGIRPNEITYIAVLSACSHAGLVSEGWEIFKSMHKEHGIAPRMEHYACMVDLLGRSGLLREAIEFINKMPCTPDALVWRTFLGACRVHHDKELGEHSAKMILQQGPHDTAAHILLSNLYASSGQWEDVARIRKNMKERNLIKEAGCSWIEVDNKIHRFHVADTSHPQVQEIYDKLDEMALKIKGLGYVPNTDFVLHELEEEQKEQFVFQHSEKIAVAFGLITTSRPKPIRVFKNLRVCGDCHTAIKYISMATGREIVLRDSNRFHHIKNGTCSCNDYW; from the coding sequence ATGATGGCGATGGTGAATCTTTCTCTTCCCGCTCCCGCCAAATCTCCATCCCGTCCACCGCCAAAACTCTCATCACAGTCGTCAGTACCACTGTCCGTCAACCGTTCCGTCAACTTCGAACCTCTTAGGCACCGTCTCATCAAACACCTCGATGCAGGCCACCTCCACAAAGCCATATCCACTCTCGATGTCATGGCCAGTCATAACGCCCACCAGGACCTCGTCACCTACTCGTTGCTCCTCAAGGCTTGCATCAGGTCACGTGACTTCCAGCTCGGTAAACTCGTTCACTGCCACTTGACTGAGTCTAAACTCGAGCTTGACTCCGTCCTTTTCAACTCCCTCATCAGTTTGTATTCAAAGGCCGGTGATTGGACCAAAGCCCGTGAAATATTCGAAAGTATGGGAAACAAACGGGATTTAGTTTCATGGAGTGCAATGATTTCTTGTTTCGCTAACAATAAGATGAGTTTTGAAGCGATTTTGACGTTTCTTTATATGCTTGATAATGGGTTTTTGCCAAATGAGTATTGCTTCACGGCTGTCATTCGGGCTTGTTCGACATCCGAGTTTTTTCCAATTGGGGaaataattttagggtttttagtgaAAACTGGCTATCTTGACTTTGATACGAATGTTGGGTGTGCTTTAATTGATATGTTTGTTAAAGGGAATAGTGATTTGGAGTCAGCTTTTAAAGTGTTTGATAAAATGCCTGACAGAAATGTTGTTGCTTGGACATTGATGATAACTAGATGTACGCAGTTAAGTTACCCAAGTGGTGCTATTGAATTGTTCGTTGATATGGTTCTAGGTGGCTATATGCCTGATCGGTTTACACTAAGTGGCATCATTTCAGCTTGTACGGAGCTAGAATCGGAATCATTGTCTCTTGGCAAACAATTGCATTCTTGGGTTATACGGTCTGGATTCGCATCGGATGTTTGCATTGGTTGTAGTTTAGTGGACATGTATGCTAAGTGTACAATAGATGGATCTTTGGATGATTCTAGGAGGGTGTTTGATAGAATGGAAAATCATAACGTAATGTCGTGGACTGCGATTATAACAGGGTACGTACAATGCGGAGGTCGTGATATGGAAGCCATTGAGCTTTTTTGCAAAATGATTGAAGGTCCTGTTCCACCTAATCATTTCACATTTTCTAGTGTTCTCAAGGCGTGCGGAAATCTTTCCGATTCACGCGCAGGTGAACAATTTTATGCTCATGCAGTAAAACATGGTTTTGCTTCAGATGATTATGTGGGAAACTCTCTTATAAGCATGTATGCGAAATCCGGAAGAATGGACGATGCTCAAAAAGCTTTTGAATCTCTATTCGAGAAGAATTTAGATTCTTACAACACTGTTGTCGATGCTTATGCTAAGAACCTGGATTCTGAAGGAGCTTTCGAGCTTTTTCATGAAATCTCGGATTTTGGAGTTGAGGTTAATGCCTTCACCTTTACGAGTTTACTGAGTGGAGCTTCAAGTATTGGTGCAATTGGCAAGGGCGAGCAAATCCATGCTCGGTTACTTAAATCCGGGTTTCAGTCAAACCAATGCATTTGTAATGCGTTGATATCGATGTACGCTAGATGTGGACACATAGAAGCTGCTTTTCAAGTTTTCAACGAGATGGGTGATCGAAATGTTATAACTTGGACCTCTATGATCACGGGTTTTGCAAAACATGGATTTGCTGCTAGAGCTTTAGAAATATTCCATGAAATGCTCAAGGCAGGGATTAGGCCAAACGAGATCACTTATATTGCTGTTTTATCGGCATGTAGTCACGCAGGCTTGGTTTCGGAGGGATGggaaattttcaagtcaatgcACAAAGAACATGGAATTGCCCCAAGAATGGAACATTATGCATGTATGGTTGATTTGCTGGGGCGATCAGGATTGCTCAGGGAAGCCATCGAGTTTATAAACAAGATGCCCTGCACACCAGATGCCTTGGTCTGGCGTACATTTCTTGGAGCTTGCCGAGTCCACCATGACAAAGAGCTCGGGGAACACTCTGCAAAGATGATACTTCAACAGGGTCCCCATGATACCGCTGCCCATATCTTACTATCGAATTTGTATGCCTCTTCGGGTCAATGGGAAGATGTGGCTCGGATTaggaaaaatatgaaagaaagaaatcttaTCAAGGAAGCTGGTTGTAGTTGGATAGAGGTGGACAACAAAATACACAGGTTCCATGTGGCTGATACTTCACACCCACAAGTGCAGGAGATTTATGACAAATTAGATGAAATGGCtttaaaaataaagggattGGGGTACGTCCCCAATACCGATTTTGTACTTCACGAACTCGAGGAGGAACAGAAGGAGCAATTCGTTTTCCAACACAGTGAGAAAATTGCCGTTGCATTCGGACTTATAACCACATCGAGACCAAAACCGATTCGGGTTTTCAAGAATCTCCGTGTTTGCGGGGACTGCCATACTGCGATCAAATACATATCGATGGCCACGGGGAGAGAAATCGTTTTAAGAGATTCAAACCGGTTTCATCATATCAAGAATGGAACCTGCTCTTGCAATGATTACTGGTAG